Below is a genomic region from Jiangella gansuensis DSM 44835.
GAGGGCGTCACCGTCCACGGCGACGATCGGGTGCGTGCCCACGACGACGCCGTCGTTGCGGCCACCGACGACGACTGGTCCGCGGAGTACCTCTCGCTCGACCTCGCGGTCGCCGTCGTCGACACCCTCGACGACGCGGTGGCGCACATCCGGCGCTGGGGGAGCGGTCACACCGAGGCGATCGTCACCCGGTCGCTGGCAGCCTCGCAGCGGTTCGCGGCCACCACCGACTCCGCCGCGGTCATGGTCAACGCGTCCACCCGGTTCACCGACGGCGAGCAGTTCGGTTTCGGCGCCGAGATCGGCATCTCCACCCAGAAGCTGCACGCCCGCGGTCCCATGGGCCTGCCGGAACTCACTACGACGACGTACGTCGTCACCGGTGACGGACACGTCCGCGACTGACGGTAGGCTGTCGGCCCATGAAGACCCTGGTGCTGATGGCCGAAGAGGCCCACTCCGAATCCGAAGGCTTCCCCGCCGTCGGCTGGGGCATCTCCGCGTTCGCCATTCTGGTGGTGCTGCTCCTCGTCGTGCTGGCGTTCGGCAGGGGCCGGCCGCACGCCTGAGCGCGGCACAGGCATCACGGTGAGCAACCGCACCCGGATCGGGGTCATGGGCGGCACGTTCGACCCGATCCACCACGGTCACCTGGTCGCGGCCAGTGAGGTCCAGCACTGGTTCGGCCTCGACGAGGTCGTCTTCGTCCCGACCGGTCAGCCGTGGCAGAAGACCGACCGGCAGGTCACCCCGGCCGAAGACCGTTACCTGATGACGGTCATCGCCACCGCGTCGAACCCGGTGTTCTCAGTGAGCCGGGTCGACATCGACCGCGGTGGCCCCACGTACACCGTCGACACCCTGCGCGACCTGCGAACGCAGCGCGGCGAAGACGTCGAGCTGTACTTCATCACCGGCGCGGACGCCCTGGGGCAGATCCTGTCCTGGCGCGACCACGACGAGCTGTTCCAGTGGGCGCACTTCGTCGGCTGCA
It encodes:
- the nadD gene encoding nicotinate-nucleotide adenylyltransferase, encoding MSNRTRIGVMGGTFDPIHHGHLVAASEVQHWFGLDEVVFVPTGQPWQKTDRQVTPAEDRYLMTVIATASNPVFSVSRVDIDRGGPTYTVDTLRDLRTQRGEDVELYFITGADALGQILSWRDHDELFQWAHFVGCTRPGHDLSAVGLPEDKVTLVEVPALAISSSECRHRVTAGEPIWYLVPDGIVQYINKRGLYVGT